In Streptomyces sp. DG2A-72, one genomic interval encodes:
- a CDS encoding SIS domain-containing protein codes for MLDESLLDAPEALSQADRRGLLRGAAEAGARVRTAARHAAESGVHDLKPDGRPRAVLIAGPGAAAICVADLLGTLAGAGSPVTRLAPSGVAPAAGALRWELPGWAGSVDLLLIATPDGTEPGLSLLADQAYRRGCTVAAVAPPRTPLAEAVDGAHGLFVPLATAPYEQDESLAASAPGVLWALLTPLLALLDRTGLLAAPPDAIDKVADRLDHIAERCGPAIATYSNPAKTLAAELADALPLIWTEGTSAGPAGRRFAAALAELSGTPAVVAELPEALAAHSALLAGPLAASADPEDFFRDRVEEPPAMHARVVLLRDSPIGGLTAAPAARDLALSHDTPISELEPEPGGELETLAELIAITDFAAVYLALASRA; via the coding sequence ATGCTCGACGAATCGCTGCTCGACGCCCCCGAGGCGCTCTCGCAGGCCGACCGACGCGGCCTGCTCCGCGGCGCCGCAGAGGCCGGCGCCCGCGTCCGCACAGCGGCCCGGCACGCCGCCGAGTCCGGCGTCCACGACCTCAAGCCGGACGGCCGCCCCCGCGCCGTCCTCATCGCGGGCCCCGGCGCCGCCGCCATCTGCGTAGCCGACCTCCTCGGCACGCTCGCAGGCGCAGGCAGCCCAGTAACCCGCCTGGCCCCTTCCGGCGTCGCCCCCGCCGCAGGCGCCCTGCGCTGGGAACTCCCCGGCTGGGCCGGCTCGGTGGACCTGCTGCTCATCGCCACCCCGGACGGCACCGAACCCGGCCTCTCCCTCCTCGCCGACCAGGCCTACCGCCGCGGCTGCACGGTCGCCGCCGTAGCCCCGCCCCGCACCCCGCTCGCCGAGGCGGTGGACGGCGCCCACGGCCTCTTCGTACCGCTCGCGACGGCCCCGTACGAGCAGGACGAATCCCTCGCCGCGTCCGCGCCCGGCGTCCTGTGGGCGCTGCTGACCCCGCTGCTCGCCCTCCTCGACCGCACCGGCCTGCTCGCCGCTCCACCCGACGCCATCGATAAGGTCGCCGACCGCCTCGACCACATCGCCGAGCGCTGCGGGCCGGCCATCGCGACGTACAGCAACCCCGCCAAGACCCTCGCGGCCGAACTCGCCGACGCCCTCCCGCTGATCTGGACGGAGGGCACCTCGGCAGGACCGGCGGGCCGCAGGTTCGCCGCGGCCCTCGCCGAACTCTCCGGCACGCCCGCCGTCGTGGCCGAACTCCCCGAGGCGCTCGCCGCGCACAGCGCCCTGCTCGCAGGCCCGCTCGCCGCCAGCGCCGACCCCGAGGACTTCTTCCGCGACCGCGTCGAGGAGCCACCCGCGATGCACGCGCGCGTGGTACTGCTCCGTGACAGTCCGATCGGGGGCCTCACCGCCGCCCCCGCAGCCCGTGACCTGGCCCTCAGCCACGACACGCCGATCAGCGAACTGGAGCCGGAGCCCGGTGGCGAACTGGAGACCCTCGCCGAACTGATCGCCATCACCGATTTCGCCGCCGTTTACCTGGCGCTCGCTTCGAGGGCCTGA
- a CDS encoding Trm112 family protein: MPLEAGLLEILACPACHAPLKEQDTELICTGQDCGLAYPVRDGIPVLLVDEARHPA, translated from the coding sequence ATGCCGCTCGAAGCCGGCCTCCTGGAGATCCTCGCCTGCCCGGCCTGCCACGCCCCCCTCAAGGAGCAGGACACGGAGCTGATCTGCACCGGCCAGGACTGCGGCCTGGCATACCCCGTCCGCGACGGCATCCCCGTCCTCCTCGTCGACGAGGCCCGCCACCCCGCGTAA
- a CDS encoding phosphomannomutase/phosphoglucomutase produces MSADLSQLVKAYDVRGVVPDQWDESLAELFGAAFVQVTGASAIVTGHDMRPSSPGLSGAFARGAAARGADVTEIGLCSTDQLYYASGAFDLPGAMFTASHNPAQYNGIKMCRAGAAPVGQDTGLAEIRALVEGWMDSGAPEPAATTGTITQRDTLEDYAAHLRSLVDLTSIRPLKVVVDAGNGMGGHTVPTVFAGLPLTLVPMYFELDGTFPNHEANPLDPANIVDLQKRVRDESADLGIAFDGDADRCFVVDEHGDPVSPSAITALVASRELAKHGGKGTIIHNLITSWSVPEVVKENGGTPVRTRVGHSFIKAEMAKSGAIFGGEHSAHYYFADFWNADTGMLAALHVLAALGGQDGTLSALVAQYDRYVGSGEINSTVDDQTARLTAIRSAYEGREGVTLDDLDGLTVTAADWWFNVRPSNTEPLLRLNAEARDEATMTKVRDEALGIIRG; encoded by the coding sequence GTGTCTGCTGATCTGTCGCAGCTCGTGAAGGCGTACGACGTGCGCGGGGTGGTCCCGGACCAATGGGACGAATCGCTGGCCGAGCTGTTCGGGGCCGCCTTCGTCCAGGTGACCGGGGCGAGCGCGATCGTGACCGGGCACGACATGCGGCCCTCGTCGCCGGGGCTGTCGGGCGCCTTCGCGCGCGGGGCGGCGGCGCGCGGTGCCGACGTGACCGAGATCGGCCTGTGCTCGACCGACCAGCTGTACTACGCGTCCGGCGCGTTCGACCTGCCGGGCGCCATGTTCACGGCCTCGCACAACCCGGCTCAGTACAACGGCATCAAGATGTGCCGGGCGGGCGCGGCCCCCGTCGGCCAGGACACCGGCCTCGCCGAGATCCGCGCACTGGTCGAGGGCTGGATGGACTCCGGCGCCCCGGAACCGGCGGCCACGACGGGAACGATCACGCAGCGGGACACGTTGGAGGACTACGCGGCACACCTCCGCTCCCTCGTCGACCTGACCTCCATCCGCCCGCTGAAGGTCGTCGTCGACGCGGGCAACGGCATGGGCGGCCACACCGTGCCCACCGTCTTCGCCGGCCTGCCCCTGACCCTGGTGCCGATGTACTTCGAGCTGGACGGCACCTTCCCCAACCACGAGGCGAACCCGCTGGACCCGGCGAACATCGTCGACCTCCAGAAGCGAGTCCGTGACGAGTCCGCCGACCTCGGCATCGCCTTCGACGGCGACGCCGACCGCTGCTTCGTCGTCGACGAGCACGGCGACCCGGTCTCCCCGTCCGCCATCACCGCCCTCGTCGCCTCCCGCGAGCTGGCCAAGCACGGCGGCAAGGGCACGATCATCCACAACCTGATCACCTCCTGGTCGGTCCCGGAGGTCGTCAAGGAGAACGGCGGCACGCCGGTCCGCACCCGCGTGGGCCACTCCTTCATCAAGGCCGAGATGGCCAAGTCCGGCGCGATCTTCGGCGGCGAGCACTCCGCGCACTACTACTTCGCCGACTTCTGGAACGCCGACACGGGCATGCTCGCCGCCCTCCACGTCCTCGCCGCCCTCGGCGGCCAGGACGGCACCCTCTCCGCCCTCGTCGCCCAGTACGACCGCTACGTCGGCTCCGGCGAGATCAACTCCACAGTCGACGACCAAACCGCCCGCCTCACCGCGATCCGCTCCGCCTACGAGGGCCGCGAAGGCGTAACCCTCGACGACCTCGACGGCCTCACGGTCACCGCCGCCGACTGGTGGTTCAACGTCCGCCCCTCCAACACGGAGCCACTGCTACGGCTGAACGCAGAGGCCCGCGACGAGGCGACGATGACGAAGGTCCGGGACGAGGCGTTGGGGATCATCAGGGGCTGA
- a CDS encoding L-lactate permease gives MYVQELEPVADSLGLSALVAALPLVIVLVLLGGVRMKAHLAGLTGLVAAALVAWLAYGMPLDQTVSSAVQGAVFGLFPILWIVVNALWVYRMTVRTRHFDILRRSFGRLSDDPRIQALVVAFCFGALLEALAGFGAPVAICSVMLVALGFEPVRAAVVALVANTAPVAFGAMGTPVVTLAQVTGLPLDSVASVVGRQTPLLALVVPLVLVFLVDGRRGLRQTWMPALVCGIAFAVGQFVASNYVSAQLADIGAALLGAGALVAVPHARVPAAESVRTSVLTGVRSEDLDVEDPRPEVVRAYAPYALIVAIFSVAQIPVVKDWLDEVTQTYDWPFLDVAGPDGEPVGGNVFTWPIVSTGGTLVLLAGVCSAVVLGVHARVAVKEWVATVHELRFAILTVTSVLALAYVMNLSGQAATIGHFVAAAGAGLAFLSPVLGWFGVAVSGSDTSANALFGALQVTAARESGLSPELLAAANSSGGVLGKMISPQNLTIACAAVGLAGREGDILRKVLPWSVGLLMVMCLIVVGQSSPVLDWMLP, from the coding sequence GTGTATGTCCAGGAACTGGAACCCGTCGCCGACTCGCTCGGTCTGTCCGCCCTCGTGGCGGCCCTGCCCCTTGTGATCGTCCTCGTCCTGCTCGGCGGCGTCCGCATGAAGGCACATCTGGCAGGCCTCACGGGCCTCGTGGCGGCCGCCCTGGTGGCCTGGCTCGCGTACGGCATGCCGCTGGACCAGACGGTCTCCAGCGCCGTCCAGGGCGCCGTGTTCGGGCTCTTCCCGATTCTGTGGATCGTCGTCAACGCCCTGTGGGTGTACCGGATGACCGTCCGCACCCGCCATTTCGACATCCTGCGGCGGTCGTTCGGGCGGCTCTCCGACGACCCGCGCATCCAGGCGCTGGTTGTGGCCTTCTGCTTCGGTGCCCTGCTGGAGGCACTCGCCGGGTTCGGTGCGCCCGTCGCCATCTGCTCGGTCATGCTCGTCGCGCTCGGCTTCGAGCCGGTGCGCGCGGCCGTCGTCGCACTGGTCGCCAACACCGCGCCCGTGGCCTTCGGCGCGATGGGCACGCCGGTCGTGACACTCGCTCAAGTCACCGGCCTGCCGCTGGACTCGGTGGCTTCCGTGGTGGGGCGTCAGACACCGCTGCTGGCGCTCGTCGTGCCGCTCGTGCTGGTGTTCCTGGTGGACGGACGGCGCGGACTGCGGCAGACCTGGATGCCCGCCCTGGTGTGCGGAATCGCCTTCGCCGTCGGCCAGTTCGTCGCCTCCAACTACGTCTCCGCACAACTCGCCGACATCGGCGCCGCCTTGCTCGGCGCGGGCGCCCTGGTCGCCGTACCGCACGCGCGCGTGCCCGCCGCCGAGTCCGTACGCACCTCCGTACTGACCGGGGTGCGCAGCGAGGACCTGGACGTGGAGGACCCGCGGCCCGAAGTCGTCCGCGCCTACGCCCCGTACGCGCTGATCGTCGCCATCTTCTCCGTCGCCCAGATCCCGGTGGTCAAGGACTGGCTGGACGAGGTGACACAGACGTACGACTGGCCCTTCCTGGACGTCGCGGGCCCGGACGGCGAGCCGGTAGGCGGCAACGTCTTCACCTGGCCGATCGTCTCCACCGGCGGGACGCTCGTGCTCCTGGCCGGTGTGTGCAGTGCGGTCGTTCTCGGGGTGCACGCGCGCGTGGCGGTCAAGGAGTGGGTGGCCACCGTGCACGAACTGCGGTTCGCGATCCTGACCGTGACGTCCGTGCTGGCCCTGGCCTACGTCATGAACCTCTCCGGACAGGCCGCCACCATCGGCCACTTCGTCGCGGCGGCCGGGGCCGGGCTCGCCTTCCTGTCGCCGGTGCTCGGCTGGTTCGGCGTCGCCGTCTCCGGCTCGGACACCTCGGCCAACGCGCTCTTCGGTGCCCTCCAGGTGACCGCGGCCCGGGAGTCGGGGCTGTCGCCAGAGCTGCTGGCCGCCGCCAACAGTTCGGGCGGTGTCCTCGGCAAGATGATCTCGCCGCAGAACCTCACCATCGCCTGTGCGGCCGTCGGACTCGCGGGCCGCGAAGGGGACATACTGCGCAAGGTGCTGCCCTGGAGTGTGGGGCTGCTGATGGTGATGTGCCTGATCGTGGTCGGCCAGAGTTCACCGGTGCTGGATTGGATGCTCCCCTGA
- a CDS encoding DUF3499 domain-containing protein, with the protein MESRRGPLKSAVPSNVVSPVRRCSRTACGRPAVATLTYVYADSTAVLGPLATYAEPHCYDLCAEHSERLTAPRGWEVVRLLDGSAPARPSGDDLEALANAVREAARPQERAAQAGGGGRGADPMEVARRGHLRVLRSPDS; encoded by the coding sequence GTGGAGAGTCGTCGCGGCCCGCTCAAGAGTGCGGTACCGTCCAACGTCGTGAGCCCTGTACGTCGCTGTTCGCGAACCGCTTGCGGCCGACCCGCCGTTGCGACGCTGACGTACGTCTACGCCGACTCGACCGCGGTCCTCGGCCCGCTCGCCACCTACGCCGAACCCCACTGTTACGACCTGTGCGCCGAGCACTCCGAGCGCCTCACCGCACCCCGCGGCTGGGAGGTCGTACGACTGCTGGACGGCTCGGCTCCGGCGCGACCCAGCGGCGACGATCTGGAAGCGCTTGCCAACGCCGTGCGCGAGGCGGCCCGTCCGCAGGAGCGTGCCGCGCAGGCCGGTGGTGGTGGCCGCGGGGCCGACCCGATGGAGGTCGCCCGGCGGGGGCACCTGCGGGTGCTGCGTTCTCCCGACAGCTGA
- a CDS encoding metallopeptidase family protein, whose protein sequence is MDNPVPPPAAGSGPRRRDRHGRGMRGPIAPPQVPLSASRAEAFADLVQDSVERLERRWPQLADIDFLVLDVPRLDGPGRAWNDEAVPLGGTIPARDGRHARVVIYRRPVEIRTKGRDERAALVHEIVVEQVAELLGLTPETVDPRYGED, encoded by the coding sequence ATGGACAACCCCGTACCGCCCCCTGCCGCCGGCTCCGGCCCCCGCCGTCGTGATCGCCACGGCCGGGGCATGCGCGGCCCGATCGCGCCACCGCAGGTGCCGCTGTCGGCGAGCCGTGCCGAGGCGTTCGCCGACCTGGTGCAGGACTCCGTGGAGCGCCTCGAACGACGGTGGCCGCAGCTCGCCGACATCGATTTCCTGGTGCTCGATGTACCGCGCCTCGACGGCCCCGGGCGGGCCTGGAACGACGAGGCGGTCCCGCTCGGCGGCACGATCCCCGCGCGCGACGGGCGGCACGCGCGGGTGGTCATCTACCGGCGACCGGTGGAGATCCGCACGAAGGGGCGCGACGAGCGGGCCGCGCTGGTCCACGAGATCGTCGTCGAACAAGTCGCCGAACTGCTCGGGCTGACCCCGGAGACGGTCGATCCGCGGTACGGCGAGGACTGA
- a CDS encoding DUF5719 family protein, producing MNRTTLSLIAGATALAAVTGFAALTAPEATGTDTAKAAAELPVERTSLLCPAPSTSDLAETSYTSFTPVTKGTDGEGSAELRSAGEEQAGGEAKGKKADKPVLEPKEPGTPVTGDVSGADSPALVGTAEGKFAPGWTVQETTQVDAGTGRGLQGVNCSAPDTDFWFPGASTAADRTDYVHLTNPDDSAAVVDIELYGKDGALESTAGEGITVQPHSSEPVLLSTLTADKQTDVTVHVNVRSGRVGAAVQALDEKLGGDWLSATTDPASSLVLPGIPKDATEVRLIAFTPGGADADLKVRLASPSGLITPAGNETLHVKAGMTTAVDLGDVTRGEAGSLVLTPTDQSVPVVAAVRVVRGKGAKQETAFIPATKPVGARATVADNTEKGSTLALTAPTGTAKVKVTASAGSDGGTAVSKTYTIKSGTTQDVEAPVPTGVKGAYALTVETVSGAPVYASRTLARTANGVPAFTVQTLPDDRGRVSVPEADEDLAVLQK from the coding sequence GTGAACCGCACCACCCTGTCCCTGATCGCCGGCGCCACCGCCCTCGCCGCCGTCACCGGATTCGCCGCGCTGACCGCGCCGGAGGCGACCGGCACGGACACCGCGAAGGCGGCGGCCGAACTGCCCGTGGAGCGCACGAGTCTGCTGTGCCCGGCGCCGAGCACATCGGATCTCGCCGAGACGTCGTACACGTCCTTCACACCCGTCACGAAGGGCACGGACGGCGAGGGTTCGGCCGAGCTGCGGTCCGCGGGGGAGGAGCAGGCCGGGGGCGAGGCGAAGGGCAAGAAGGCCGACAAGCCCGTCCTGGAGCCGAAGGAACCCGGGACGCCGGTCACCGGGGATGTCTCCGGCGCCGACTCGCCCGCGCTGGTGGGCACGGCCGAGGGAAAGTTCGCGCCCGGGTGGACCGTTCAGGAGACCACCCAGGTCGACGCGGGCACGGGGCGGGGGCTGCAGGGAGTCAACTGTTCCGCGCCGGACACGGACTTCTGGTTCCCCGGAGCCAGCACCGCGGCGGACCGTACCGACTATGTGCATCTGACGAACCCCGACGACTCCGCCGCGGTCGTCGACATCGAGCTGTACGGCAAGGACGGGGCGCTGGAGTCGACGGCGGGTGAGGGCATCACAGTCCAGCCGCACTCCAGTGAGCCGGTGCTGCTGTCGACGCTCACCGCGGACAAGCAGACCGACGTGACCGTGCATGTGAACGTCCGCAGCGGGCGGGTGGGTGCGGCGGTGCAGGCGCTGGACGAGAAGCTCGGCGGTGACTGGCTGTCCGCGACCACTGATCCGGCGAGCAGCCTGGTCCTGCCCGGCATCCCGAAGGACGCCACGGAGGTGCGGCTGATCGCCTTCACGCCCGGTGGCGCGGACGCCGACCTCAAGGTGCGGCTGGCTTCTCCGTCCGGGCTGATCACACCGGCAGGGAACGAGACGCTGCACGTGAAGGCGGGCATGACCACAGCGGTAGACCTGGGCGACGTCACGCGCGGGGAGGCGGGCTCCCTGGTGCTGACGCCGACGGATCAGTCCGTGCCGGTCGTGGCCGCCGTGCGGGTCGTACGGGGCAAGGGCGCCAAGCAGGAGACGGCGTTCATCCCGGCGACGAAGCCGGTCGGCGCGCGCGCGACGGTGGCCGACAACACGGAGAAGGGCTCCACACTGGCCCTGACCGCGCCCACCGGCACCGCGAAGGTCAAGGTCACCGCGTCGGCGGGCAGTGACGGGGGTACGGCGGTGTCGAAGACGTACACGATCAAGTCCGGCACGACACAGGACGTCGAGGCGCCGGTGCCGACCGGTGTGAAGGGGGCGTACGCCCTGACCGTGGAGACGGTCTCAGGAGCGCCGGTGTACGCGTCCCGGACCCTGGCGAGGACGGCGAACGGCGTCCCCGCCTTCACGGTCCAGACCCTGCCCGACGACCGGGGCAGGGTGTCGGTGCCGGAGGCGGACGAGGACCTGGCGGTGCTGCAGAAGTAG